One window from the genome of Calliopsis andreniformis isolate RMS-2024a chromosome 12, iyCalAndr_principal, whole genome shotgun sequence encodes:
- the Fuctc gene encoding alpha-(1,3)-fucosyltransferase C isoform X2: MRGDLRIGNKTMKILFWNTMFGDKTFYLGKGDIFYKCPVNDCYATHDKSYTDLLDFDAVLFHGNELNLWDLPTKRSPQQWYVFVNLESPVNRPLADQFYENFFNLTMTYRLDSDIVWTYGVIRDLNTDEVVAPLPNTVWTSFNNRTDRAEDVWDKSLWDTIRGKKKPVLWFVSNCYARSGRGSYVKELSKYIEVDIYGKCGNYQCPQSKDCFRSVVEPQYFFYLSFENSFCEDYVTEKLYNPLSYNVVPIVYGGANYSIFAPPGSYIDALDYDTPEELAKYLNWLMDHPRMYKKYFEWKKYYRIDKSTQRAACNLCEFLHEKREPQIYEKLSDWYSKSKCPLQRFLYHVPFLMGSALKNED; this comes from the exons ATGAGGGGTGATCTGCGCATCGGCAACAAGACCATGAAGATTCTCTTCTGGAATACTATGTTCGGCGATAAAACGTTCTACCTCGGCAAAGGGGATATTTTCTACAAGTGTCCCGTGAATGATTGTTACGCGACACACGACAAAAGTTACACGGATCTGTTGGATTTCGACGCAGTCCTGTTTCATGGTAACGAGCTGAACCTGTGGGACCTGCCTACTAAAAGGAGCCCACAGCAGTGGTACGTGTTCGTGAATCTGGAAAGCCCTGTAAATAGGCCTCTGGCTGACCAGTTTTACGAGAATTTCTTTAATCTCACGATGACGTATAGATTGGACAGTGATATCGTATGGACCTACGGAGTTATAAGGGACTTGAACACTGATGAAGTCGTTGCTCCCCTTCCTAACACCGTTTGGACCTCTTTCAACAATCGAACAG ATCGAGCAGAGGATGTCTGGGACAAGTCTTTGTGGGACACGATTCGGGGCAAGAAGAAGCCAGTCTTATGGTTCGTGAGCAATTGTTACGCGAGGAGCGGCCGAGGCTCGTACGTGAAGGAGCTGTCCAAGTACATCGAGGTGGACATCTACGGGAAATGCGGCAACTACCAGTGCCCCCAAAGCAAGGACTGCTTCAGGAGCGTCGTCGAGCCGCAGTACTTTTTCTACCTGTCGTTCGAGAACTCCTTCTGCGAGGATTACGTAACCGAGAAGCTGTACAACCCGCTAAG TTACAATGTGGTGCCAATAGTTTACGGCGGCGCCAATTATAGCATCTTCGCTCCTCCAGGGTCTTATATAGACGCGCTTGACTACGATACGCCAGAAGAACTGGCCAAGTATTTGAATTGGCTGATGGACCACCCGCGCATGTACAAGAAGTACTTCGAGTGGAAGAAGTACTATAGGATCGACAAGAGTACTCAACGTGCCGCTTGCAATCTCTGCGAGTTCCTTCACGAGAAACGAGAGCCACAGATCTACGAGAAGCTCTCGGACTGGTATAGTAAGTCCAAGTGTCCCCTGCAGAGGTTTCTATACCACGTACCTTTCCTCATGGGCTCtgcgttgaagaatgaagactga
- the Fuctc gene encoding alpha-(1,3)-fucosyltransferase C isoform X1 — protein sequence MKSWIPSKHILILLVAFILPLYILAFYFNYRVNDILFLRKLMRGDLRIGNKTMKILFWNTMFGDKTFYLGKGDIFYKCPVNDCYATHDKSYTDLLDFDAVLFHGNELNLWDLPTKRSPQQWYVFVNLESPVNRPLADQFYENFFNLTMTYRLDSDIVWTYGVIRDLNTDEVVAPLPNTVWTSFNNRTDRAEDVWDKSLWDTIRGKKKPVLWFVSNCYARSGRGSYVKELSKYIEVDIYGKCGNYQCPQSKDCFRSVVEPQYFFYLSFENSFCEDYVTEKLYNPLSYNVVPIVYGGANYSIFAPPGSYIDALDYDTPEELAKYLNWLMDHPRMYKKYFEWKKYYRIDKSTQRAACNLCEFLHEKREPQIYEKLSDWYSKSKCPLQRFLYHVPFLMGSALKNED from the exons ATGAAATCATGGATTCCCAGCAAACACATTCTGATCCTTCTCGTGGCATTTATACTACCTTTGTATATCCTGGCCTTCTACTTCAACTACAGGGTCAACGATATCTTATTCTTGAGGAAGTTGATGAGGGGTGATCTGCGCATCGGCAACAAGACCATGAAGATTCTCTTCTGGAATACTATGTTCGGCGATAAAACGTTCTACCTCGGCAAAGGGGATATTTTCTACAAGTGTCCCGTGAATGATTGTTACGCGACACACGACAAAAGTTACACGGATCTGTTGGATTTCGACGCAGTCCTGTTTCATGGTAACGAGCTGAACCTGTGGGACCTGCCTACTAAAAGGAGCCCACAGCAGTGGTACGTGTTCGTGAATCTGGAAAGCCCTGTAAATAGGCCTCTGGCTGACCAGTTTTACGAGAATTTCTTTAATCTCACGATGACGTATAGATTGGACAGTGATATCGTATGGACCTACGGAGTTATAAGGGACTTGAACACTGATGAAGTCGTTGCTCCCCTTCCTAACACCGTTTGGACCTCTTTCAACAATCGAACAG ATCGAGCAGAGGATGTCTGGGACAAGTCTTTGTGGGACACGATTCGGGGCAAGAAGAAGCCAGTCTTATGGTTCGTGAGCAATTGTTACGCGAGGAGCGGCCGAGGCTCGTACGTGAAGGAGCTGTCCAAGTACATCGAGGTGGACATCTACGGGAAATGCGGCAACTACCAGTGCCCCCAAAGCAAGGACTGCTTCAGGAGCGTCGTCGAGCCGCAGTACTTTTTCTACCTGTCGTTCGAGAACTCCTTCTGCGAGGATTACGTAACCGAGAAGCTGTACAACCCGCTAAG TTACAATGTGGTGCCAATAGTTTACGGCGGCGCCAATTATAGCATCTTCGCTCCTCCAGGGTCTTATATAGACGCGCTTGACTACGATACGCCAGAAGAACTGGCCAAGTATTTGAATTGGCTGATGGACCACCCGCGCATGTACAAGAAGTACTTCGAGTGGAAGAAGTACTATAGGATCGACAAGAGTACTCAACGTGCCGCTTGCAATCTCTGCGAGTTCCTTCACGAGAAACGAGAGCCACAGATCTACGAGAAGCTCTCGGACTGGTATAGTAAGTCCAAGTGTCCCCTGCAGAGGTTTCTATACCACGTACCTTTCCTCATGGGCTCtgcgttgaagaatgaagactga